The following proteins are encoded in a genomic region of Mycobacterium sp. 155:
- a CDS encoding acyl-CoA dehydrogenase family protein, protein MSIWNTPERETLRKTVRSFAEREVLPNVAEWERTGELPRELHRKAGEAGLLGANFPESVGGGGGDGADALIICEEMHYAGAPGGVFASLFTCGISVPHMIASGDKRLIETYVKPTLRGDLIGSLAITEPGGGSDVGHLTTRATRDGDEYVLNGAKTYITSGVRADYVVTAARTGGPGAAGVSLIVVDKGTPGFEVSRKLDKMGWRSSDTAELSYTDVRVPVANLVGVENSGFLQIAAAFVSERVGLAAQAYASAQRCLDLTVEWCRNRETFGRPLISRQSVQNTLAEMARRTDVARVYTRNVVERQLAGAAPAATSGQGEIDLISQVCFAKNTAVEAGEWVANAAVQLFGGMGYMAESEIERQYRDMRILGIGGGTTEILTSLAAKTLGFQP, encoded by the coding sequence GTGAGCATCTGGAATACCCCAGAACGGGAGACTCTACGAAAGACCGTGCGCAGCTTCGCTGAACGTGAGGTGTTGCCGAACGTCGCGGAGTGGGAGCGCACGGGTGAACTCCCCCGCGAACTGCACCGCAAAGCGGGTGAGGCCGGACTGCTCGGAGCCAACTTCCCCGAGTCGGTCGGAGGTGGTGGCGGCGACGGCGCGGACGCGCTGATCATCTGCGAGGAGATGCATTACGCGGGAGCTCCGGGCGGTGTGTTCGCGTCGCTGTTCACGTGTGGGATCTCGGTGCCGCACATGATCGCCTCTGGCGACAAGCGGCTGATCGAAACCTACGTGAAGCCCACGCTGCGAGGGGATCTCATCGGATCGCTGGCCATCACCGAGCCGGGCGGCGGCTCCGACGTCGGGCATCTCACGACCAGGGCCACTCGGGACGGCGATGAATACGTCCTCAACGGCGCCAAGACCTACATCACGTCGGGCGTACGTGCCGATTACGTCGTGACCGCCGCGCGCACGGGTGGGCCGGGCGCTGCCGGGGTGTCGCTGATCGTGGTGGACAAAGGCACACCCGGGTTTGAGGTGAGCCGCAAACTCGACAAAATGGGTTGGCGCTCAAGCGATACCGCCGAGTTGTCCTACACCGATGTGCGGGTGCCGGTCGCCAATCTGGTGGGTGTGGAAAACTCTGGTTTCCTTCAGATCGCCGCGGCGTTCGTCTCCGAGCGGGTCGGCCTTGCCGCGCAGGCGTATGCCAGTGCGCAGCGCTGTCTGGACTTGACCGTCGAGTGGTGCCGCAACCGCGAAACCTTCGGCAGACCACTCATTTCCCGGCAGTCGGTGCAGAACACGCTGGCCGAGATGGCCCGCCGTACCGACGTGGCCCGCGTGTACACCCGCAACGTCGTCGAGCGGCAACTCGCCGGAGCCGCCCCGGCGGCGACATCGGGCCAGGGAGAGATCGACCTTATTTCTCAGGTGTGCTTTGCCAAGAACACCGCCGTCGAGGCCGGCGAATGGGTGGCCAATGCGGCCGTGCAGTTGTTCGGCGGCATGGGCTACATGGCCGAATCCGAGATCGAGCGGCAATATCGGGACATGCGCATCCTCGGCATCGGCGGAGGGACCACCGAGATTCTGACCTCACTGGCCGCGAAGACGTTGGGGTTCCAGCCATGA
- a CDS encoding acyclic terpene utilization AtuA family protein produces MPPAVRIGNCSGFYGDRLAAMRDMLTGGELDYLTGDYLAELTMLILARDRAKNPERGYAKTFLLQLEESLGLALDKGVKIVANAGGLNPAGLAGAVRALVERLGLDVNVAHVEGDDLVGRATELGLGTPLAANAYLGAWGIVECLNSGADVVVTGRVTDASVIVGPAAAHFGWGRTDYDALAGAVAAGHVIECGTQATGGNYAFFTEIPDLQRPGFPLAEISADGSSVITKHPGTGGQVSVGTVTAQLLYEIAGARYPNPDVTLCVDSLQLSGDGDDRVRISGVTGEAPPPTLKVSLNSIGGFRNAATFVLTGLDIEAKAELVRSQLEAGLKVKPAELEWFLARTDHPDADTEEAASALLHCVARDPDPNVVGRQFSAAGVELALASYPGFTTTAPPADGQVYGVFTPGYVDAAEVPHVAVYADGTRVDIAPATETLVVAPVAEPHLPEPLPAGPTRRVALGTIAGARSGDKGGSANVGVWVRAGASAATGNSTGASAATGNSTGASAATGDKADKQWRWLVHALTVDKLRELLPETADLTVTRHVLPNLRAVNFIIEGILGQGVAYQARFDPQAKGLGEWLRSRHLDIPEDLLT; encoded by the coding sequence GTGCCACCTGCAGTACGGATCGGCAACTGTTCGGGCTTCTACGGTGATCGGCTCGCCGCGATGCGGGACATGCTCACCGGGGGCGAGCTGGACTATCTGACGGGCGACTACCTCGCCGAGCTCACCATGCTGATCCTGGCGCGCGACCGGGCCAAGAATCCCGAGCGCGGCTACGCCAAGACTTTCCTGCTACAGCTGGAGGAGTCGCTGGGCCTGGCCCTGGACAAGGGCGTGAAGATCGTCGCCAACGCCGGTGGCCTGAACCCTGCGGGACTGGCCGGCGCGGTGCGTGCGCTAGTCGAACGCCTTGGCCTCGACGTCAACGTCGCACATGTGGAGGGTGACGATCTGGTCGGACGGGCGACAGAGCTCGGCCTGGGGACGCCGCTCGCGGCCAACGCCTACCTGGGCGCGTGGGGCATCGTCGAATGCTTGAACAGCGGTGCCGACGTTGTGGTCACCGGACGGGTCACCGATGCCTCGGTGATCGTCGGGCCGGCCGCGGCGCACTTCGGTTGGGGCCGAACCGATTACGATGCCCTCGCAGGCGCGGTCGCCGCAGGCCACGTCATCGAATGCGGCACCCAGGCCACCGGCGGCAACTACGCGTTCTTCACCGAGATACCCGATCTGCAGCGGCCGGGCTTCCCACTCGCCGAGATCTCGGCCGACGGCTCGTCGGTGATCACCAAGCATCCCGGGACCGGCGGCCAGGTCAGCGTCGGCACCGTCACTGCACAGCTGCTCTACGAGATCGCCGGTGCCCGCTACCCCAATCCCGATGTGACACTGTGTGTCGACTCGTTGCAGTTGAGTGGGGACGGCGACGACCGCGTTCGCATCTCCGGTGTGACGGGTGAGGCCCCGCCCCCGACGCTCAAGGTATCGCTGAACAGCATCGGCGGATTCCGCAACGCCGCGACGTTCGTGCTGACCGGTCTGGATATCGAGGCCAAGGCCGAGCTTGTGCGCAGCCAACTCGAAGCGGGCCTGAAGGTCAAACCGGCAGAGCTGGAATGGTTCTTGGCCCGCACCGACCATCCCGACGCCGATACCGAGGAAGCCGCCAGTGCGTTGCTTCACTGTGTGGCGCGCGATCCCGACCCCAATGTCGTCGGCCGCCAATTCTCCGCCGCGGGAGTCGAACTCGCACTGGCGAGCTACCCGGGCTTCACCACCACCGCGCCACCGGCGGACGGTCAGGTGTACGGCGTGTTCACCCCGGGATACGTCGATGCCGCCGAAGTGCCGCATGTCGCCGTGTACGCCGACGGCACTCGTGTCGACATCGCGCCGGCCACCGAAACCCTCGTCGTCGCACCGGTTGCAGAGCCACATTTACCTGAGCCGTTACCGGCCGGGCCCACCCGCCGGGTCGCGCTCGGCACGATCGCCGGCGCCCGCAGCGGCGACAAGGGTGGCTCGGCCAACGTTGGGGTATGGGTGCGGGCCGGGGCGAGCGCAGCGACGGGAAACAGCACCGGGGCGAGCGCAGCGACGGGAAACAGCACCGGGGCGAGCGCAGCGACGGGAGACAAAGCCGACAAGCAGTGGCGGTGGCTCGTGCATGCGCTGACCGTCGACAAACTTCGCGAATTACTGCCTGAGACAGCGGATCTGACCGTCACCCGGCACGTACTGCCGAATCTGCGGGCCGTGAACTTCATCATCGAAGGCATCCTCGGCCAGGGCGTGGCCTATCAAGCTCGGTTCGATCCGCAGGCCAAGGGGCTGGGCGAATGGTTGCGCAGTCGTCATCTCGATATCCCGGAGGACCTTCTCACGTGA
- the rpmF gene encoding 50S ribosomal protein L32, giving the protein MAVPKRRMSRANTRSRRAQWKAEATGLVGVNVAGQQHKVPRRLLKAARLGLLDLDRRR; this is encoded by the coding sequence ATGGCTGTGCCCAAGCGCAGAATGTCGCGCGCGAACACTCGTAGCCGTCGCGCGCAGTGGAAGGCCGAGGCTACCGGTCTGGTCGGTGTCAACGTCGCGGGCCAGCAGCACAAGGTGCCGCGCCGGCTGCTGAAGGCTGCACGCCTGGGCCTGCTCGACCTGGATCGCCGACGCTAG
- a CDS encoding response regulator transcription factor — MRILVVDDDRAVRESLRRSLSFNGYSVQLAQDGVEALELIADDRPDAVVLDVMMPRLDGLEVCRQLRSTGDDLPILVLTARDSVSERVAGLDAGADDYLPKPFALEELLARMRALLRRTVSDDGAESQKMSFSDLTLDPVTREVTRGERQISLTRTEFALLEMLIANPRRVLTRSRILEEVWGFDFPTSGNALEVYIGYLRRKTEADGEPRLIHTVRGVGYVLRETPP, encoded by the coding sequence GTGCGCATACTTGTCGTCGACGATGATCGCGCTGTGCGCGAATCACTGCGACGGTCGCTTTCCTTCAATGGTTATTCGGTTCAGCTCGCCCAAGATGGGGTTGAAGCTCTCGAGCTGATTGCCGACGACCGGCCTGACGCCGTGGTTCTCGATGTGATGATGCCGCGGCTCGACGGTCTTGAGGTGTGCCGGCAACTTCGCAGCACTGGTGACGATCTTCCTATCCTGGTGCTGACTGCTCGCGACTCCGTGTCGGAGCGGGTCGCCGGCCTCGACGCCGGTGCCGACGACTACCTACCCAAGCCGTTCGCGCTTGAGGAGCTGCTCGCGCGCATGCGCGCGTTGCTGCGTCGCACCGTGTCCGACGACGGCGCCGAATCGCAGAAGATGTCGTTCTCGGATCTGACCCTGGATCCCGTCACTCGTGAAGTCACGCGCGGTGAACGTCAGATCAGCCTCACTCGAACCGAGTTCGCGCTGCTGGAAATGCTGATCGCCAACCCCCGGCGGGTGCTCACCCGTAGCCGCATCCTCGAAGAGGTGTGGGGCTTCGATTTCCCCACTTCGGGCAATGCGCTCGAGGTCTATATCGGCTACCTACGCCGCAAGACCGAAGCCGACGGTGAGCCACGGCTCATCCACACCGTGCGCGGAGTCGGCTACGTGCTGCGGGAAACGCCCCCCTGA
- a CDS encoding HAMP domain-containing sensor histidine kinase encodes MSLNPNTWRSGALPNTSSLSLRWRVMVLAMSMVVMAVVLMAVAVYAVVSRALYDDLDNQLHSRARLLIESGSLAADPAKAIEGTAYSDVNAMLVIPGRSIYTANQEGQMLPLGQPEKDVISGELLMSMRTVNHQRVLAVHLANGSSLLISKSLAPTGQVLQRLGTVLLIVGGVGVAVAAIAGGAVARAGLRPVRRLTEAAERVARTDDLRPIPVVGSDELARLTEAFNMMLRALAESRDRQARLVSDAGHELRTPLTSLRTNVELLMASQAPGAPPLPEEEMAGLRADVIAQIEELSTLIGDLMDLTRDDAGGVIHEPVDMVEVVDRSLERVRRRRNDIQFDVTMTGWQVYGDAPGMGRAVLNLLDNAAKWSPPGGRVGVSLRQIDPGHAELVVSDYGPGIPPQERRLVFERFYRSAAARAMPGSGLGLAIVQQVVLKHGGALRIDETVPGGNPPGASIHLILPGMPLPAGLPDIAPTRGQRDVADDPVSADEK; translated from the coding sequence ATGTCGCTCAATCCGAACACTTGGCGGTCGGGCGCGCTGCCTAATACCAGTTCACTGTCGTTGCGCTGGCGCGTAATGGTGCTCGCGATGTCGATGGTGGTCATGGCGGTGGTGCTGATGGCCGTCGCGGTGTACGCCGTGGTGTCCCGCGCGCTCTACGACGACCTCGACAACCAGCTGCACAGCCGGGCCCGGCTGCTCATCGAGAGTGGGTCGTTGGCCGCCGACCCGGCCAAGGCCATCGAGGGCACGGCCTACTCCGACGTCAACGCGATGCTGGTGATCCCGGGCCGGTCCATCTACACGGCGAATCAGGAGGGGCAGATGTTGCCCCTCGGCCAGCCGGAGAAGGATGTGATCTCCGGTGAACTGCTGATGTCGATGCGCACAGTCAATCACCAGCGGGTGCTAGCAGTGCACCTGGCCAACGGCAGTTCTCTGCTGATCTCGAAGAGCTTGGCGCCGACGGGACAGGTGCTCCAGCGGTTGGGTACCGTGCTGCTCATCGTCGGTGGTGTCGGTGTTGCAGTGGCTGCGATAGCGGGTGGTGCCGTCGCCCGGGCGGGTCTGCGGCCGGTTCGCCGACTCACCGAAGCTGCCGAACGCGTCGCCCGCACCGATGACCTACGTCCCATTCCGGTTGTCGGCAGCGATGAACTCGCTCGGCTCACCGAGGCGTTCAACATGATGCTGCGCGCGTTGGCCGAATCCCGGGACCGGCAGGCACGGCTGGTATCCGACGCCGGGCATGAGTTGCGTACCCCACTGACCTCGCTGCGCACCAATGTCGAATTGCTGATGGCGTCACAGGCACCCGGGGCGCCGCCGTTGCCCGAAGAGGAGATGGCCGGGCTGCGCGCCGACGTGATCGCACAGATCGAGGAACTGTCCACTCTGATCGGTGATCTGATGGACCTGACGCGCGACGACGCGGGCGGTGTGATCCACGAACCGGTCGATATGGTCGAGGTGGTCGATCGCAGTCTGGAGCGAGTCCGGCGGCGCCGCAATGATATCCAGTTCGATGTCACGATGACGGGCTGGCAGGTCTACGGTGACGCGCCCGGCATGGGCCGCGCTGTGCTCAATCTGCTCGACAATGCCGCTAAGTGGAGTCCACCCGGCGGCCGAGTGGGGGTATCGCTGCGCCAGATCGATCCTGGGCATGCCGAGTTGGTGGTGTCCGACTACGGGCCCGGTATTCCGCCGCAGGAGCGTCGGTTGGTGTTCGAACGGTTCTACCGGTCGGCTGCGGCCAGGGCGATGCCCGGATCAGGCCTCGGGCTGGCGATAGTGCAGCAGGTGGTGCTGAAACACGGTGGCGCACTTCGCATTGACGAGACTGTGCCGGGCGGCAACCCGCCGGGCGCATCGATCCATCTGATCTTGCCAGGTATGCCGCTTCCCGCCGGGCTTCCCGACATCGCACCGACACGCGGTCAACGTGACGTCGCCGACGATCCGGTCAGCGCGGACGAAAAGTGA
- a CDS encoding S1C family serine protease, with translation MTNHPRYSSPQQPTHGPGGGAPGYQGNPDPYQSQAYDWRYARQQQQPYRAPYDPYRVASATPQVVGPAPKKRGKGGLAAGALVLAMVSAGIGGGVATVVTHQDGPHLGAESSSAAPSVPAAALPAGSVEQVAAKVVPSVVKLETDMGRASEEGSGIILTSDGLILTNNHVVQAAKQSTGTPGGAQTKVTFSDGTTKPFTVVGTDPSSDIAVVRAQGASGLTPITLGSSSNLRVGQDVVAVGSPLGLEGTVTTGIISALNRPVAAGGDARNQNTVLDAIQTDAAINPGNSGGALVNMSGELVGVNSAIATMGGDSAQAQSGSIGLGFAIPVDQAKRIADELIQNGTASHASLGVQVSNDATTDGAKIVEVTKDGAAAAAGLPSGVVVTKLDDRVIPSADALVAAVRSKAPGEKVTLTYLDQAGKPQTVTVTLGKADQ, from the coding sequence ATGACAAACCATCCCAGGTATTCGTCACCGCAGCAGCCAACCCATGGCCCCGGCGGCGGTGCTCCTGGCTACCAGGGGAACCCGGACCCGTATCAGTCGCAGGCCTACGACTGGCGATATGCGCGTCAGCAGCAGCAGCCTTATCGCGCGCCGTACGATCCGTACCGCGTCGCGTCGGCAACCCCGCAGGTGGTCGGCCCCGCCCCCAAGAAACGGGGCAAGGGCGGTCTGGCCGCAGGCGCGTTGGTGTTGGCCATGGTTTCGGCGGGCATCGGCGGCGGCGTCGCAACAGTCGTGACCCATCAGGACGGTCCGCACCTCGGAGCGGAATCCAGCAGCGCGGCGCCCAGCGTGCCCGCGGCCGCACTGCCTGCCGGTTCGGTCGAACAGGTCGCGGCCAAGGTGGTGCCGAGCGTGGTGAAGCTCGAAACCGACATGGGACGCGCCTCCGAGGAGGGGTCGGGCATCATCCTGACCTCCGACGGTCTGATCCTGACCAACAACCATGTCGTGCAGGCGGCCAAGCAGTCGACGGGTACTCCCGGCGGTGCGCAGACGAAGGTGACATTCTCCGACGGCACCACCAAACCCTTCACCGTCGTGGGCACCGATCCGAGCAGTGATATCGCCGTCGTGCGCGCACAGGGCGCCTCCGGGTTGACCCCGATCACCCTCGGTTCGTCGAGCAACCTGCGCGTCGGCCAGGACGTGGTGGCGGTCGGTTCGCCGCTCGGCCTGGAAGGCACCGTGACGACGGGCATCATCAGTGCGCTCAACCGTCCGGTCGCGGCTGGCGGCGATGCCCGTAATCAAAACACCGTGCTCGACGCCATTCAGACCGACGCCGCGATCAACCCGGGTAACTCGGGCGGTGCGCTCGTCAACATGAGCGGTGAACTCGTCGGGGTCAACTCCGCGATCGCGACCATGGGTGGCGATTCGGCGCAGGCGCAGAGCGGGTCGATCGGTCTGGGCTTCGCGATCCCGGTTGACCAGGCCAAGCGAATCGCTGACGAACTGATCCAGAACGGCACGGCCTCACATGCCTCGCTCGGAGTCCAGGTCAGTAATGACGCCACCACCGATGGCGCCAAGATCGTCGAGGTCACCAAGGACGGTGCCGCCGCGGCAGCCGGGCTACCCAGCGGCGTCGTGGTCACCAAGCTCGATGACCGCGTGATCCCGAGTGCCGACGCGCTCGTTGCCGCGGTTCGGTCCAAGGCACCTGGTGAGAAGGTTACTTTGACCTATCTCGATCAGGCTGGCAAACCGCAGACGGTCACCGTCACGCTCGGTAAGGCCGACCAGTGA
- a CDS encoding molybdenum cofactor biosynthesis protein B — MRVAAPLSVHTYTVAGMEQPGELVGRALVVVVDDRTAHGEEDHSGPLVTELLGETGFVVDGVVVVSADEVEIRNALNTAVIGGVDLVVSVGGTGVTPRDVTPEATRDILDRELLGIAEALRASALSAGIADAGVSRGLAGISGSTLVVNLAGSRSAVRDGMATLGPLAVQIIGQLSSLDI; from the coding sequence CTGCGAGTGGCTGCGCCGCTGTCTGTGCACACATATACGGTTGCAGGCATGGAACAACCAGGGGAGTTGGTGGGGCGGGCACTTGTGGTCGTCGTGGACGATCGCACCGCTCACGGCGAGGAGGACCACAGCGGTCCGTTGGTTACCGAATTGCTCGGCGAAACCGGGTTTGTCGTCGATGGAGTCGTGGTGGTTTCGGCCGATGAGGTCGAGATCCGCAACGCGCTGAACACGGCTGTCATCGGCGGAGTGGATCTGGTGGTGTCCGTCGGCGGCACGGGTGTGACCCCGCGCGACGTCACGCCTGAGGCCACCCGCGACATCCTGGATCGCGAACTGCTCGGTATCGCCGAGGCGCTGCGGGCCTCCGCTCTGTCGGCCGGTATCGCGGATGCGGGAGTATCGCGCGGACTGGCCGGTATTTCCGGCAGCACACTCGTTGTGAACCTGGCGGGCTCCCGGTCAGCGGTCCGCGACGGCATGGCCACGCTGGGGCCACTGGCGGTGCAGATCATCGGCCAGTTATCAAGCTTGGACATCTAA
- a CDS encoding MspA family porin produces the protein MKAFSRVLTALVVAMAGAFATLFVSTGTAHAGLDNELSLVDGQDRTLTVQQWDTFLNGVFPLDRNRLTREWFHSGRAKYHVEGPGADDFAGTLELGYQIGFPWSLGVGINFSYTTPNILLDDASIAPPPLGGGFSPLGSVITPNLFPGVSISADLGNGPGIQEVATFSVDVKGPAGGVAVSNAHGTVTGAAGGVLLRPFARLIASTGDSVTTYGDPWNMN, from the coding sequence ATGAAGGCATTCAGTCGAGTGCTGACCGCGTTGGTGGTTGCGATGGCAGGTGCCTTCGCAACCCTGTTCGTGAGCACCGGGACCGCGCATGCAGGTCTGGATAATGAGCTGAGTCTGGTCGATGGCCAGGATCGGACCTTGACGGTTCAGCAGTGGGACACCTTCCTCAATGGGGTGTTTCCCCTGGACCGTAACCGGCTGACCCGTGAGTGGTTCCATTCCGGTCGGGCCAAGTACCACGTCGAGGGCCCCGGTGCCGATGACTTCGCGGGCACGCTGGAACTGGGCTATCAGATCGGCTTCCCGTGGTCCCTGGGTGTGGGCATCAACTTCAGCTACACCACCCCGAACATCCTGCTCGACGACGCATCGATCGCACCGCCGCCGCTGGGCGGTGGCTTTTCCCCGCTGGGCTCGGTGATCACTCCTAACCTGTTCCCCGGTGTGTCGATCTCGGCTGACCTGGGCAACGGCCCGGGCATCCAGGAGGTCGCGACCTTCTCGGTGGACGTCAAGGGCCCGGCCGGCGGAGTGGCGGTCTCCAACGCTCACGGCACCGTGACCGGCGCCGCCGGTGGTGTGCTGCTGCGTCCGTTCGCCCGTCTGATCGCCTCCACCGGTGACAGCGTCACCACCTACGGCGACCCCTGGAACATGAACTGA
- the mscL gene encoding large-conductance mechanosensitive channel protein MscL, with product MFKGFKEFLSRGNVIDLAVAVVIGAAFTGLVTAFTEKVVQPLIDRIGAGPDKEYGILKISLGGNPETFIDLNAVLSAAINFLLVAMVLYFIIVLPYKKLRERGEVEQAQDTELSLLTEIRDLLAEGGSTGKHVTGPGTGPSPDTAETTSADRT from the coding sequence ATGTTTAAGGGCTTCAAGGAGTTTCTGTCCAGGGGAAACGTCATCGACCTTGCCGTCGCCGTGGTCATCGGCGCGGCGTTCACCGGCTTGGTCACGGCGTTCACCGAAAAAGTGGTCCAGCCATTGATCGACCGGATCGGCGCAGGCCCCGACAAGGAATACGGAATTCTGAAGATCTCGCTGGGTGGAAATCCCGAGACCTTCATCGACCTCAACGCCGTGCTGTCGGCCGCAATCAACTTTCTTCTGGTGGCCATGGTGCTCTACTTCATCATCGTGCTGCCTTATAAGAAGCTGCGAGAGCGTGGCGAGGTTGAGCAGGCACAGGACACCGAGCTGAGCCTGCTCACCGAGATTCGGGATCTACTGGCCGAGGGCGGATCCACCGGCAAGCATGTCACCGGCCCGGGCACCGGCCCCAGTCCGGACACTGCCGAGACGACCAGCGCCGACCGGACGTAG
- a CDS encoding FmdB family zinc ribbon protein, with protein sequence MPTYSYACTECGNRFDAVQAFSDDALTTCPKCSGRLRKLFGSVGVVFKGSGFYRTDNRESGKSSSNGSAKSGESSSSSEKASSSSSSSSSSNSSSSSSAPAAAASS encoded by the coding sequence GTGCCTACCTATTCCTATGCGTGTACCGAGTGCGGCAATCGGTTCGACGCGGTGCAAGCGTTCAGCGACGATGCGCTGACCACCTGCCCGAAGTGCTCCGGCCGGCTGCGCAAGCTGTTCGGCTCAGTGGGAGTGGTGTTCAAGGGCAGCGGCTTCTATCGCACCGACAACCGGGAGTCGGGCAAGAGCTCGTCAAACGGCTCGGCGAAGAGCGGTGAGAGCTCAAGCTCGTCGGAGAAAGCCTCTTCTTCGTCGTCCTCTTCCTCATCATCGAACAGCTCGTCGAGCAGCTCCGCGCCCGCAGCCGCAGCGTCGAGCTGA
- a CDS encoding 5-formyltetrahydrofolate cyclo-ligase: MRVLTWWEVVTPLTKPELRTALLRARRAIPQESRDAESEALCRWLPGLVGPGQTVCAYVPVGSEPGSPALLDRLLELGARVLLPIARNDTDGVPLPLRWAEYQPGSLQPAGFGLREPRPPYLPAETVSEAAVILVPALAVDRSGARLGRGAGFYDRTLSAAAGAKLIAVVRDDELLDELPAEPHDIRMTHVMTPTGGIAPLAWE; the protein is encoded by the coding sequence ATGCGCGTTCTGACATGGTGGGAGGTTGTGACCCCACTGACGAAGCCCGAGTTACGAACCGCGCTGCTGCGCGCGCGACGAGCGATCCCGCAGGAGTCGCGCGACGCGGAGTCCGAGGCACTCTGCCGATGGCTCCCCGGTCTCGTCGGGCCGGGTCAGACCGTATGCGCGTACGTGCCGGTCGGTTCCGAACCCGGCTCCCCCGCCCTCCTCGACCGGCTGCTTGAGCTCGGCGCCCGAGTGCTGCTCCCCATCGCCCGAAACGACACCGACGGAGTTCCCCTGCCGTTGCGGTGGGCCGAATATCAACCGGGCAGCCTGCAGCCGGCGGGTTTCGGGCTGCGCGAGCCCCGGCCCCCCTACCTGCCCGCCGAGACGGTGAGCGAGGCGGCCGTCATCCTGGTGCCTGCGCTGGCTGTGGACCGATCCGGCGCGCGACTGGGTCGCGGCGCCGGCTTCTACGACCGCACCCTGAGTGCCGCCGCCGGGGCGAAACTGATCGCCGTGGTTCGCGACGACGAACTGCTCGACGAGCTGCCCGCCGAGCCTCACGACATCCGGATGACCCACGTCATGACGCCGACCGGGGGTATAGCCCCCCTTGCGTGGGAATGA